GCTTGAATTAGTGAAGTTAGACCTCTGAAAGAATTATTGATTGATGAAAAATTCCATGTTAGTTTTACAAATGTCCGCTGACAATGAAAAGAATGAAGAAACAAAGAAACTGTGATAAGGGAAAGTTTTACTGGAATTTTAAAAATTGATACTTCAATTTTAGGTGAAAAGGCATTTGATTTTAAACTTTTAAAACCAAGGGGCTGATTTTCTCAAAATGACAAAATCAAACTTGAAAACGAGGAATTTAACGAGGTTTTTAATCTAGAATCAAATGACAGATTTAAAATCAGAAAAATGTATACACCGCTTGCAATGGAACTTTCGCTAAAAAGATATTTTGACCGTGAAGGTGTTAAGGTTAGGGATGTTACCATTGAATCTTCAGGAAATGCGATCTATTTTACTTACAGATGTGACTGAAATTTTATGTATGTTGATTTTCCAACACATATAAAAACCGCTGATGATTTTATTAATCACATTTTCAACGATTTTTTACTTGACACTTACAGTTTGTATTATCTTTTGTGTCTTATTTACGTTACTTTGTATTTGGATTAGTTAAAAATATGATCTTTTTGAAAAAAATATGGTATAATTTGTAATTTAATTAATATTTAAAGGAAAAAAATGTCAAATTTATACAACCCTAAAAATGCTGGAAATATTGAAGGATTTGAACCTCGAATTGATAATGACTCCAAAAAACCGACTGTTTCAACAGCGGCTAAAGTTGCATTTTGAACTCTGGGGACTTTATTTTTATTTATTGGTCCAATTTATTACATTTCGCAAAAAAATAATTTTATGCGTCAACAGAATTTAATCAATGAATCAGCAGGTACAATCGAGGTTCAACTTGAGCAACGTAGTGCAACTTTATTGAAATTAGCTGACCAAGTTCGTTCATATCGTGAATATGAAAAATCAATTTTAAGCGATATTACAAGATTACGAAGTTTAAAATCAAACA
The sequence above is a segment of the Mesomycoplasma ovipneumoniae genome. Coding sequences within it:
- a CDS encoding DUF3137 domain-containing protein; translated protein: MKIINDYFKFEDYKNKAKEEFRPKLDDIIKKKHSKTLEKLAGIQSVAKTLNIVSSISFVLTVIAMFVAVNYVLGIGGIILAVIPGIVAIASTFYLGVKKREIRKITDEVSKDVLESFKPEVAYKAAFSILDKGMDYLGFNHQASNILISKNEISRLTPVEIIGSSKAWISEVRPLKELLIDEKFHVSFTNVRWQWKEWRNKETVIRESFTGILKIDTSILGEKAFDFKLLKPRGWFSQNDKIKLENEEFNEVFNLESNDRFKIRKMYTPLAMELSLKRYFDREGVKVRDVTIESSGNAIYFTYRCDWNFMYVDFPTHIKTADDFINHIFNDFLLDTYSLYYLLCLIYVTLYLD
- a CDS encoding LemA family protein, producing MSNLYNPKNAGNIEGFEPRIDNDSKKPTVSTAAKVAFWTLGTLFLFIGPIYYISQKNNFMRQQNLINESAGTIEVQLEQRSATLLKLADQVRSYREYEKSILSDITRLRSLKSNIENAQEIENLNNSLFGRLIAVSENYPELQASKIYQELIEQTSYLERELAAARRLYNSNVNSFNTEIFVFPSSIVASSMNLTTYPMFSASNQNRQDVSFKDF